From one Lolium rigidum isolate FL_2022 chromosome 4, APGP_CSIRO_Lrig_0.1, whole genome shotgun sequence genomic stretch:
- the LOC124650510 gene encoding exopolygalacturonase-like has product MAFGKNARRVLLVLMVMCATSTAKRPAAKEGAAPAPAPEAGASEASGATGIFDITNVGATSDGKTDCSKELQEAWKSACGAAGQATVLIPKGEFLAGPLNFSGPCKGDVTIHIDGTLLGTNDLPKYNGGSWINILKVNNLVITGSGTIDGQGANVYTKDPAEAKAFPNSLVLDFVKNGTVSGITLLNSKFFHMNIYMSEDVKIENLTITAPGDSPNTDGIHIGDSTNINVTDTTIGTGDDCISIGGGSSHIIVTGVTCGPGQGISVGCLGRYKDEKDVSDVTVKDCVLRSSTNGVRVKTYENAVKSITASKLTFENIKMEDVANPIIIDQNYCPEKVCTAKSKSAVTVKDVIFRNITGTSSTPAAVSLLCSDKQPCSGVELIDVNVEYSGENNKTIGVCNNAKGTAKDTLQALACLA; this is encoded by the exons ATGGCTTTCGGCAAAAATGCCAGAAGGGTGTTGCTGGTCCTGATGGTCATGTGCGCCACAAGCACGGCAAAAAGGCCTGCAGCCAAGGAGGGCGCTGCTCCTGCCCCCGCACCCGAAGCCGGCGCATCGGAGGCGTCCGGGGCCACAGGGATCTTCGACATAACCAATGTCGGCGCGACCAGCGATGGCAAGACGGACTGTTCAAAG GAACTCCAGGAGGCGTGGAAGTCGGCGTGCGGGGCGGCCGGGCAGGCCACAGTCCTCATTCCAAAGGGAGAATTTCTGGCTGGCCCTCTCAACTTCAGCGGGCCGTGCAAGGGCGACGTAACCATCCATATCGACGGCACCCTGTTAGGAACCAACGACCTACCCAAGTACAATGGTGGCAGCTGGATCAACATCCTTAAGGTCAATAACCTTGTCATCACCGGCTCTGGCACGATCGACGGTCAAGGCGCCAATGTCTATACAAAGGACCCTGCAGAGGCTAAGGCCTTTCCAAAC TCGTTGGTGCTAGACTTCGTGAAGAATGGGACTGTCTCTGGAATCACGCTGCTGAATTCCAAGTTCTTCCACATGAATATCTACATGTCAGAGGACGTGAAGATCGAGAATCTGACCATCACCGCACCTGGGGACAGCCCCAACACCGATGGCATCCACATCGGCGACTCCACTAACATCAATGTGACGGACACCACCATCGGTACCGGAGACGACTGCATCTCCATCGGAGGCGGAAGTTCCCACATCATCGTCACGGGCGTCACCTGTGGGCCGGGGCAAGGGATCAGCGTGGGCTGCCTCGGCAGGTACAAGGACGAGAAGGACGTTAGCGATGTGACGGTCAAGGACTGCGTGCTCAGGAGCAGCACCAACGGCGTCCGCGTCAAGACCTACGAGAACGCGGTGAAGTCTATCACGGCGTCCAAGCTGACGTTCGAGAACATCAAGATGGAGGACGTGGCCAACCCCATCATCATCGACCAAAACTACTGCCCCGAGAAGGTATGCACCGCGAAGAGCAAATCCGCGGTCACAGTCAAGGACGTCATCTTCCGAAACATCACCGGCACGTCGTCCACGCCGGCGGCTGTCAGCCTGCTATGCTCTGACAAGCAGCCGTGTAGCGGAGTGGAGCTAATCGACGTCAATGTGGAGTACAGCGGGGAAAACAACAAGACCATCGGGGTGTGCAACAACGCCAAGGGCACTGCAAAGGACACACTCCAGGCCCTCGCCTGCCTCGCCTGA